The Mucilaginibacter terrae region AACTCCTCATTATATTCAACCGAAACCTCGAAAATGGTTTCTAAACAATCGGCTACAAACGCCGGGCAAAATACCAGTAGTTTTTTTATGCCCTTTTTAGCCAGTTGATCAATTACCTCGCTGGTATAAGGCTGCATCCATGGGTCGCGGCCCAGGCGAGATTGAAACGTAAGGGTGTATTTTTCTTTGGGAATATTCAACCGCTCGGCAATTAAACGGGCAGTAGCGTGGCATTGTGCGCTGTAACAAAAACGGTTTGCACCAGTAATGGTATCGCAGCAGTTAGCCACTTTAAGGCAGTGTTTGCCGGTTTCGTCGGCCTTGATCATTTGCCTTTGCGGCAAGCCGTGAAAACTGAATAGTATGTGGTCGTACTCTTCGGGCTTGTGCTTGGCCCCGTTTTGGGCATAGGCCTCGATGATCAGATCATCATCGTAAAAGGAATTAACGAAGCTCATGGACGGTATGGTTTGCCACTTGCTCACAATTTCCATTACTTTTTGATGTACCGATCCGGTAGAAGCCGAAGCATATTGCGGAAACAGTGGAATAACTTGTATAGAGGTTACCTGCGCGGCACGCAACTTAGCCAAAGCCGACTCGATTGACGGGCTTTGGTAACGCATAGCCATTTCAACATGGTATTCGTCGCCCAGGCGTTGTTTTAATAGCTCGGTGGTTTTAACGGTGTAGATCATTAACGGCGATCCTTCTTCGGTCCATATTTCCTGGTATGATTTTGCCGATTTTGGTCCGCGGAAAGGAACAATGATACCTTTAATAAGCATAAAACGGCTAAAGGCATTAATATCAATTACCCGTTCATCCATTAAAAACTCATTCAGGTACTTGCGAACAGCCGGTGTTTGCGGATTATCGGGCGTACCTAAATTTACTAATAAAACTCCTTTTTTCATATACTTATCAGCTCCCTAAAGGGGCGCGTTGAGGGACTGCAAATATCTGATTTATTTTGTCAAACTAAAGCAATACTGATGCCTGAGCCATATAAATGACCAAGATCACTATTGATAAGTTTTATCGCCTTTGAGCAAAGCATAAATAGCCATGGCATGCCCATGTCCCAATTCAAAATCGGCTTTAAGCCAGTTGGTAATTTCGGTAGCTTTTACGCCAGGTTTGATCTTTCCGTTCTCGGTATAGCCTTTTTCTTCGGCCAGCTTTTTAAAATCTTCGGGACCTTTGCCTGTTTTAGCTTCGATATTGTTGAGATATGCTTGAAATGACATAGCTTATTGGATTTTAGTTTGATACAAATAAAGCAAATGAGAGCCATAGCAGGCGGGCGTAATTACGCCAAACATCAGGGTGAATCACGACTTTGTTTTCCATAACATCCACCATGGCGTACCGGGCGAGGCATGGTGCTCATAATGATACCCAAAAAAGTAGCACGACAAGAATGCGAACACATGGTTCTTTTTTTGCGTGGTAGAATGGTATTGATTATCGTGTTCGCCTTTATGTGGCTGATAGGTGCCAAAATAAAATAGCTGTAAAGTACTCAATAAGGATGGCACTACCCAAAACAGGATGAGGTTAGGTTGCGGTATCCATATTTTTAAAACGTTGAACAGCGCCGCCATAAATACTACCTGCCATATCGATAAATAGTTACGGATAAACCTGGAGTACCAGGCCCAGAAACTGCCTTTGTGGTAATCCGGGTCTTCATCAGTATGTACGTGGCTGTGGTGCTTGTGGTGTTTTTTTAATAACGTAGGATACCAAAATGCGGCATATAGAAACGTGGTAATATACCCGGCTGCGTTATTTACAGTTTTATTGGCCGATACCGTGCGATGCATAGCATCGTGTGCGGTAATAAACAAACCGGTATACAAGTGCATTTGCACCAGTATAAAAACATAAAGTAAAGGATTGGCAAAATTTACCTGCCACTGCATAAGCAGGATGGTAGAAAGTGCCCAGAGAGAAATAACCAGCAGCGCTACCCAAGCTCCAGCCCCCCAGCTTCCTACAGGGGAAGTAATTTTAATGTGCGGAGTATTATCTGCCATTTTACAATAACGTAGGTATTGACATAATGTTCCCCCTTAGGGGGTAGGGGGCTTAATATCTTTCCAGTTCGGCTTTAATAAGCTCCATCAACCACATAGGGGTAGAGGTGGCTCCGCTAATGCCTATGGTATCGCCGGGGTTAAACATAGAGGGGCTTAGCTCATCTACCGAAGATACGAAGTAGGTATCGGGGTTATGCTTGCGGCATACCTCAAACAACACTTTACCGTTAGATGATTTTTTGCCCGATACGAATACGATCTTGTTATATCTTTTAGCAAATTCAGGCAAGTCTTTGTCGCGGTTCGATACCTGGCGGCAAATGGTATCGTTAGCCTTTACTTCGTAGCCTTTACCTACCAGGTGATCTTTGATCTGGTAAAATTTATCGGTGCTTTTGGTGGTTTGGCTGTACAGGGTAATTTGCTGCGGAAGCTCCAATGT contains the following coding sequences:
- the hemH gene encoding ferrochelatase; translated protein: MKKGVLLVNLGTPDNPQTPAVRKYLNEFLMDERVIDINAFSRFMLIKGIIVPFRGPKSAKSYQEIWTEEGSPLMIYTVKTTELLKQRLGDEYHVEMAMRYQSPSIESALAKLRAAQVTSIQVIPLFPQYASASTGSVHQKVMEIVSKWQTIPSMSFVNSFYDDDLIIEAYAQNGAKHKPEEYDHILFSFHGLPQRQMIKADETGKHCLKVANCCDTITGANRFCYSAQCHATARLIAERLNIPKEKYTLTFQSRLGRDPWMQPYTSEVIDQLAKKGIKKLLVFCPAFVADCLETIFEVSVEYNEEFKHAGGEHVQLVESLNDSPLWIDALERMVRGA
- a CDS encoding DUF4287 domain-containing protein is translated as MSFQAYLNNIEAKTGKGPEDFKKLAEEKGYTENGKIKPGVKATEITNWLKADFELGHGHAMAIYALLKGDKTYQ
- a CDS encoding fatty acid desaturase translates to MADNTPHIKITSPVGSWGAGAWVALLVISLWALSTILLMQWQVNFANPLLYVFILVQMHLYTGLFITAHDAMHRTVSANKTVNNAAGYITTFLYAAFWYPTLLKKHHKHHSHVHTDEDPDYHKGSFWAWYSRFIRNYLSIWQVVFMAALFNVLKIWIPQPNLILFWVVPSLLSTLQLFYFGTYQPHKGEHDNQYHSTTQKKNHVFAFLSCYFFGYHYEHHASPGTPWWMLWKTKS